In one window of Tripterygium wilfordii isolate XIE 37 chromosome 1, ASM1340144v1, whole genome shotgun sequence DNA:
- the LOC119997295 gene encoding BTB/POZ domain-containing protein SR1IP1-like: protein MSSKKKELLSTAMKRTSEWIFSQEIPSDITIHAGGASFSLHKFPLVSKCGFIRKLVSEPSDADTSVIEIPDVPGGAEAFELAAKFCYGINFEISTENIATLRCLAEYLQMTEDYAVGNLVGRTEAYLNEVALKSLAGAIKVLHLSENLLPIAEKVKLVSHCIDAIALMACKESQFCISSNEALTSSTVSQPKPVVDWWAEDLTVLRIDIFQRVLIAMIARGFKSYALGPILMLYAQKSLRGLDAFGKGRKKIEPQQEHEKRVVLETIVSLLPRERNAMSVSFLSMLLRSAIYLETTVACRLDLEKRMALQLGQAVLDDLLIPAYSFTGDTLFDVDTVQRIMMNYLDLEMDRRSLDYNAVDGCISPLPNDLERVGKLMENYLAEIASDRNLPVSKFIGIAELIPEQSRATEDGMYRAIDIYLKAHPALSEMERKKVCSLMDCQKLSREACAHAAQNDRLPVQTVVQVLYYEQQRLRDVMSGNLSSGGESPAIPSKINVYSTDIHPVPDELSSLKRENEDLKLELAKMKMRMKEIEKPSHISTLRSPGSNPMPSAGKPPLPRKSLIGSVSKKLGKLYPFIRTDGDALSKGRAKPAKDRRHSIS, encoded by the exons ATGTCCTCTAAAAAGAAGGAGCTTCTGTCCACAGCAATGAAGAGAACCAGTGAATG GATTTTCTCCCAGGAGATTCCAAGTGATATAACAATTCATGCTGGAGGAGCTTCCTTTTCACTGCATAAG TTTCCGCTTGTCTCAAAATGTGGATTTATAAGGAAATTGGTATCAGAACCTAGTGATGCTGATACTTCTGTCATTGAAATCCCTGATGTTCCTGGCGGAGCGGAAGCATTTGAACTTGCTGCAAAGTTCTGTTATGGAATAAATTTCGAGATCAGCACAGAAAACATTGCTACGCTGCGGTGTTTGGCAGAGTATCTTCAGATGACTGAGGACTATGCAGTTGGGAACTTAGTTGGAAGAACTGAAGCTTACCTGAATGAAGTTGCGCTAAAGAGCCTTGCAGGGGCAATTAAAGTCTTACATCTATCAGAGAACCTACTTCCAATTGCCGAGAAAGTGAAATTGGTAAGCCATTGCATAGATGCAATAGCATTAATGGCCTGCAAGGAAAGCCAGTTTTGCATTAGTAGCAATGAGGCTCTAACGTCCTCCACTGTGTCTCAACCGAAACCCGTTGTTGATTGGTGGGCTGAAGATTTAACTGTTCTTAGAATCGATATCTTTCAACGGGTTTTGATTGCAATGATAGCAAGAGGATTCAAGTCATATGCTCTCGGTCCGATACTTATGCTGTATGCACAGAAATCTCTACGAGGTTTG GATGCTTttggaaaaggaagaaagaaaattgaGCCACAACAGGAGCATGAAAAGAGGGTTGTTCTGGAAACAATAGTGAGCCTCTTGCCCAGGGAGAGGAATGCAATGTCTGTTAGCTTTCTTTCTATGCTGCTTCGCTCCGCAATATATCTTGAGACAACAGTTGCTTGCAGGCTTGACTTGGAGAAGAGGATGGCCCTTCAATTAGGACAGGCTGTCTTGGACGATCTTTTGATTCCTGCCTACTCATTTACCGGAGACACATTGTTTGATGTCGACACTGTTCAGAGGATCATGATGAATTATCTCGACTTAGAAATGGATCGGAGAAGTTTAGACTATAATGCTGTCGACGGGTGTATATCCCCTCTTCCAAATGACTTGGAGCGGGTTGGGAAGCTAATGGAGAACTATTTAGCTGAAATAGCCTCTGATCGCAACTTACCTGTTTCGAAGTTCATCGGTATTGCTGAACTTATCCCAGAACAATCGAGGGCAACGGAAGATGGGATGTACAGAGCTATAGACATCTACCTCAAG GCTCATCCTGCTCTAAGTGAGATGGAGAGAAAGAAAGTCTGTAGTTTGATGGACTGTCAAAAGCTATCAAGGGAAGCTTGTGCTCATGCTGCTCAAAACGACCGGCTTCCAGTTCAAACTGTAGTTCAAGTGCTTTACTACGAACAACAACGCCTACGAGATGTCATGAGTGGCAACCTCTCCTCCGGTGGAGAATCACCCGCTATTCCTTCCAAAATAAATGTATACTCCACTGATATTCATCCAGTTCCGGACGAGCTCTCCAGCTTAAAAAGAGAGAATGAGGACCTAAAGTTAGAGCtagcaaaaatgaaaatgagaatgaaagaaATTGAGAAACCATCTCATATATCAACTCTAAGAAGTCCTGGATCAAACCCTATGCCATCTGCTGGAAAACCTCCTCTGCCTCGAAAGTCCTTAATCGGCTCAGTGTCTAAAAAACTTGGGAAGCTCTATCCTTTTATACGTACGGATGGAGATGCTTTATCCAAAGGTCGTGCAAAACCCGCAAAAGATCGGCGGCATTCCATTTCTTGA
- the LOC119997309 gene encoding uncharacterized protein At2g23090-like isoform X3, producing the protein MGGGNGQKAKMAREKNLEKSKGAKGSQLDTNKKAMSIQCIERAAGSLGVPCIAVQGVYADIHVHYYRGEVQGAC; encoded by the exons ATGGGTGGAGGCAATGGCCAAAAGGCGAAGATGGCGCGTGAAAAGAACCTGGAGAAGTCCAAAGGTGCCAAAG GAAGTCAGTTAGATACGAACAAGAAAGCGATGTCGATCCAG TGTATTGAGAGAGCTGCTGGGAGCCTGGGAGTTCCATGTATTGCAG TGCAAGGTGTGTATGCAGACATTCATGTGCACTACTACAGAGGTGAAGTGCAAGGAGCATGCTGA
- the LOC119997304 gene encoding acyl-CoA-binding domain-containing protein 3-like, with product MLLFLESVFALLIVAIPFIFFKIKAESKKRNSGSKSSVGVSPNTVEDDGIVESVHDKCISNKISNGSRGSIDIDDDDAVSGETVADDSREKYLQTSSDESCGVRECKETSIDENPESVNLDEIEVDEVRAVKSEEIDGFVKERLLDDSQCKETYIAESPAGVNLDEIEVDSVNDDDVCVNKSEEIQVYVDDEVGDSLGLNSGKGDDEIDGVIMDVDDVVANERLFDEEDDWEGIERTDLEEAFGAAVVYLASRSNADPVSSLGSDAKMRLYALHKVATEGPCHQPQPMPFKVSARTKWNAWQQLGNLSPEKAMEQYIALLSESIPSWMQDDFRMPKHLGS from the exons ATGCTGCTTTTTCTTGAATCAGTATTCGCTCTCTTGATTGTTGCCATTCCTTTTATATTCTTCAAAATAAAAGCAGAATCGAAGAAAAGGAATTCGGGAAGCAAGAGTAGTGTAGGAGTTAGTCCAAATACCGTAGAAGATGATGGTATTGTTGAATCTGTGCACGATAAGTGTATCTCGAACAAAATCTCCAATGGAAGTCGTGGATCGATTGATATAGACGACGATGATGCGGTTTCTGGAGAAACTGTTGCTGATGATTCAAGAGAGAAATATCTTCAAACAAGTTCTGATGAGAGCTGTGGCGTGCGTGAATGCAAAGAGACCTCGATTGATGAGAATCCTGAAAGTGTCAATCTCGACGAAATTGAAGTTGATGAAGTTCGTGCAGTTAAATCTGAAGAGATTGATGGTTTTGTGAAGGAAAGGTTGCTTGATGATAGTCAATGCAAAGAGACCTATATTGCGGAGAGTCCCGCAGGAGTCAACCTCGACGAAATTGAAGTTGATTCGGTTAATGACGACGATGTTTGTGTAAACAAGTCCGAAGAGATTCAAGTTTATGTAGATGATGAAGTTGGTGACTCACTGGGCCTTAATTCTGGCAAAGGGGACGACGAAATTGATGGAGTAATCATGGATGTCGATGATGTTGTTGCCAATGAGAGATTGTTTGATGAGGAAGATGATTGGGAGGGAATTGAGAGGACTGATTTGGAGGAGGCGTTTGGTGCTGCTGTGGTTTACCTTGCGTCAAGGAGTAATGCTGATCCAGTATCGAGTCTTGGTAGTGATGCGAAGATGCGACTCTATGCGCTTCATAAGGTTGCCACTGAAGGTCCCTGCCATCAGCCCCAACCAATGCCATTTAAGGTCTCTGCTCGCACAAAATG GAATGCTTGGCAACAACTAGGCAATTTGAGTCCTGAGAAGGCCATGGAGCAGTATATTGCCCTGCTTTCGGAAAGCATTCCTAGTTGGATGCAAGATGATTTTCGG ATGCCAAAGCATTTAGGTAGCTAG
- the LOC119982011 gene encoding uncharacterized protein LOC119982011 isoform X2, translated as MEMEELLKPYSKEYMRMAMLKHEETFKEQVYELHRLYRIQKLLMKSIASNRPPNGRNQPAAEENYGDLEIIYETEIELTLGPSRYDRRKQSDTPLMSDLGPSFSSSSIGSKSSVDVEEQLRQQRLQQAPPWLFQFLMW; from the exons ATGGAGATGGAGGAGCTGCTGAAGCCATACAGTAAGGAGTACATGAGAATGGCAATGTTAAAACATGAAGAAACTTTCAAAGAGCAG GTTTATGAACTTCATCGGCTGTATCGAATCCAGAAGTTGCTGATGAAAAGCATTGCAAGCAACAGGCCTCCTAATGGAAGAAATCAACCTGCAGCTGAAGAGAATTATGGTGATTTGGAGATCATATATGAGACTGAGATTGAGCTCACACTTGGTCCTTCGAGATATGATCGGAGAAAGCAATCCGATACGCCATTAATGTCCGATTTAGGACCaagcttctcttcttcttcaatagggTCTAAAAGCAGTGTTGATGTTGAAGAACAATTGAGACAGCAGAGACTACAGCAAGCTCCTCCTTGGCTTTTCCAG TTTTTGATGTGGTGA
- the LOC119997309 gene encoding uncharacterized protein At2g23090-like isoform X2 translates to MGGGNGQKAKMAREKNLEKSKGAKGSQLDTNKKAMSIQCKVCMQTFMCTTTEVKCKEHAEAKHPKSDLYACFPHLKK, encoded by the exons ATGGGTGGAGGCAATGGCCAAAAGGCGAAGATGGCGCGTGAAAAGAACCTGGAGAAGTCCAAAGGTGCCAAAG GAAGTCAGTTAGATACGAACAAGAAAGCGATGTCGATCCAG TGCAAGGTGTGTATGCAGACATTCATGTGCACTACTACAGAGGTGAAGTGCAAGGAGCATGCTGAGGCGAAGCACCCTAAATCTGACCTTTATGCTTGTTTCCCTCATCTTAAAAAGTGA
- the LOC119997309 gene encoding uncharacterized protein At2g23090-like isoform X1 gives MGGGNGQKAKMAREKNLEKSKGAKGSQLDTNKKAMSIQYSAQVSVLRELLGAWEFHVLQCKVCMQTFMCTTTEVKCKEHAEAKHPKSDLYACFPHLKK, from the exons ATGGGTGGAGGCAATGGCCAAAAGGCGAAGATGGCGCGTGAAAAGAACCTGGAGAAGTCCAAAGGTGCCAAAG GAAGTCAGTTAGATACGAACAAGAAAGCGATGTCGATCCAG TATTCTGCGCAAGTTAGTGTATTGAGAGAGCTGCTGGGAGCCTGGGAGTTCCATGTATTGCAG TGCAAGGTGTGTATGCAGACATTCATGTGCACTACTACAGAGGTGAAGTGCAAGGAGCATGCTGAGGCGAAGCACCCTAAATCTGACCTTTATGCTTGTTTCCCTCATCTTAAAAAGTGA
- the LOC119982011 gene encoding uncharacterized protein LOC119982011 isoform X1, whose product MEMEELLKPYSKEYMRMAMLKHEETFKEQVYELHRLYRIQKLLMKSIASNRPPNGRNQPAAEENYGDLEIIYETEIELTLGPSRYDRRKQSDTPLMSDLGPSFSSSSIGSKSSVDVEEQLRQQRLQQAPPWLFQVLSLNMP is encoded by the exons ATGGAGATGGAGGAGCTGCTGAAGCCATACAGTAAGGAGTACATGAGAATGGCAATGTTAAAACATGAAGAAACTTTCAAAGAGCAG GTTTATGAACTTCATCGGCTGTATCGAATCCAGAAGTTGCTGATGAAAAGCATTGCAAGCAACAGGCCTCCTAATGGAAGAAATCAACCTGCAGCTGAAGAGAATTATGGTGATTTGGAGATCATATATGAGACTGAGATTGAGCTCACACTTGGTCCTTCGAGATATGATCGGAGAAAGCAATCCGATACGCCATTAATGTCCGATTTAGGACCaagcttctcttcttcttcaatagggTCTAAAAGCAGTGTTGATGTTGAAGAACAATTGAGACAGCAGAGACTACAGCAAGCTCCTCCTTGGCTTTTCCAGGTTTTGAGTCTCAACATgccttga